The Candidatus Deferrimicrobium borealis DNA window GGTGTCCGCCGCCGCGAGGAGGACGGTGCGCCCCTCCTCCCGGAGACCGCTCGCCACTTTTCCGATCGTGGTGGTCTTTCCCACGCCGTTCACGCCGACGACGAGGACGACGAACGGGTACGGGGGAACCACCTTCAACGGGATCATGCGGGGGGCGAGGGTGTCCGCCACCATGCTCCGCATACGGGCCCGGAGCGCGTCCGTGTCCGGAAGTTCCCCCCGACGCCACGCGGCGCGCAGCGCATCGACGTATTCCCCGGAAAGCTCCGCCCCCACGTCGGCAAGGATCAACGCCTCCTCGAGCTGGTCGAGGACGTTCCCGTCGACGGGCCCGATCCCGCGCGCGATCGCGCCGACGTTCATGAAGAGGAGTTCCCGCGTCTTCGCGAGCCCCGCCTTCAGCCGCGAGAACATGCCGCCGCCGGGGGTGTCGCTCTGGTCGCTCACGGAGAGGTTCGGGGAGAGGGACGGTGGCACTAGTTGTCGCCCGGAGGGCTCCGTTCGGGGCTCGCCGTGCGTGAAGCTGCACGGCCAGGTTTCCCAATCCCGGCTCGAGGCGCTGCACCGCCTGTTGCTGTTGCCTTCCGTGCATTCTTCCCGATACGTTAACGCATTTATGAATTGGAGCACTATGCGCGGGTCAACTATTCAGTTTCACGGAGACGGTGCGGGAGATCCCGTGCTTTTCCATCGTGATCCCGTACAGGACGTCGGCCAGCTCCATCGTCCGCTTGTTGTGCGTGACGAGGAGGTACTGGTACCGGTGCGACATTTCGCGCACCAAGGCGTTGAACCGGTCGACGTTGGCGTCGTCCAGCGGGGCATCGACCTCGTCGAGCAGGCAGAAGGGGGACGGCTTGACGAGGAAGATGGAGAAGATGAGGCTGATCGCGGTGAGCGCCTTCTCCCCGCCGGAGAGGCTGCCGAGGGGGAGCGATTTCTTCCCGGGCGGCTGCACGAAGATGCCGATCCCGGACTCGAGGAGGTTTTCCTCGTCGACGAGGCGGAGCGCTGCGCGCCCCCCCTGGAACAGCCGGGGGAACACCTCGCCGAACTTCGCGTTGATCTCCTCGAACGCCTTCGAGAAGCGATCCCGGGTCGTCCGGTTGATCCGCTGGATCGCCTTCGCCAGGTCTTCGAGGGATTTTTCGAGATCCTCCTTCTGGGAGGAAAGGAAGGTGAATCGCTCCGTCAGTTCCCTGTGCTCCTCGAGGGAGGCGAGGTTCACCTCTCCCATCGAAGCCATCCGTTCGCGGAGCTCCTCGGCGCGGGACTCGAGAACGGAATGCTCCCCCGCCGCGGTCTCTCCCGCGTCCGCGTCCCCGACCGGCGGCAGATCCGCCAGGTGGATCTCGTACCGTTGATGGAGGAGCGCGTCGAGCCCGGCGATGTCCATCTCGAACCGCTGGAACCGCAGCCGTTCCGCGGCCTGTCGCTCGACGAGCTCCGTCTCCCGGCCGCGCGCCTCGCGAAGGGCCGTCTCGATCTCCGAAAGGGCGGAGACGCATTCCGCGAGCGAAGCGACCCGCGCTTCGATCCGCTCCTGCAGGGCCGCGAGGGCGACCCCCCCCTGCCCGATCGCCTCCCGGGCGGTCCGCATCGCCTCTTCGAGGGAGGCCGCCTCCCCTTCCTGGTCGGCCTTCCGGCGGAGGCGCTCGATCCGCTGTCGCCGCTTCCCCTCGGCCTGTTCCCCAAGGGCGGCGCGCAGGTCGGCGGCGGCGCGGTCCTTTTCCTCGAGACCCCGGAACGCGACTTCGGCGGCGTGGGCGCGCTCACGGACCTCCTCGGCGAACACCCGCTTCGCCTCCGTTTCGGACAGGAGCGCCCGGGTGCGCGTCTCCTCTTCGCCGCGGGCGTTCTCGGACTCGCGGGCCGTCGCGAGCGATGCCGTGAGTTCCCCCGTCATGCGGGCCAGCTCGCCGCGCAGGTACGCCTCTTCCCGCGTGCGGCCGTCGAGCAGCGCGCCCGCCTGCGCGCGGGTCTCGGAAAGGACCGCCCGCGCGCGCTCCGCCGCCGCGTGCGCGGAGCGGGCTTCCTCCCGTCCGCGAAAGAACGTCGCGAGTCGCTCCTCGAGCGACGCGCGCTCCTTCCGGATCTCCCCCTCCGCCCGCGATCGCCGGTCCAGCTCCAGGCGCAATCCTTCGATTTCCTTCTCAAGACCGCGGATCTCCCGCTTCCGGGCGAGGACCCCGGCCTCCCCCGTCCCCTGCTCTCCCCCGATCAGGATCCCGTCGGCGGTCACCACGTCGCCGTCCAGGGTCACGTAGGAGTTCCAGACGCCGTTGCGGTTCCACAGCCGGAGCGCGGTGTCGAGGGTGCGGACCAGGAGCGTTCCCCCGAGCAGGCCCCGGAGCAGTTCGCGGCACTCCGGGGGGGCCGAGACGATGTCGGTGAGGGGCGCTACGACGCCCTCCTCCCCGAGGTACTCCAGTTTCTCGTTCCGGGTCCGAAGCCCCACCGGGATGAACGCTCCACGCCCCTCCCCGGACTCCTTGAGATAGTGAATCGCGGAGAGTCCTTCGGCGTGGTCCCGGACCACCACCGACTGCATCCGCTCGCCGAGGACCGCCTCGACCGCCTTCTCGTAGGCGGCGTCGGTCTCGATCATCTCGCCCATCACGCCGAAGATCCCGCGATCGTCCGCATCGGCGGCCTCGACGCCGCGGAAGTGCTGGAGAACGGCACGAACCCCGGAGGAGGCCCAGTCCATCCGGTCCCTGAGGCCGGAAAGGGTCGCCCGCCGCGATTCGGCGGACCGAAGCTCGCTCTCCGCGCTCCGTGCCGCCTCGACCGATGCGTCGAGCGTCGCGTTCGCGGCGGCGAGAGCCGCCCCCGTGTTCTCCCAGGACCGCTCCGCGACCTCGAGGGCCTCCCGCGCGGCGGCCTCGGCGGCGGACGCGGCATCGAGGTCGCGCGACGCCTTTTCCACCGCGGCGACCGCCTCGAAGGTCCGTTCCGAACTGCGGGCCATGGACCGTTCCCCCTCCGCGATCCGCTGCGACAACGCTTCGGCGCCGGACCGGGCGTCGGAGTGCTGGGACACGCGAACGATCAGGTCGGACTTGGCGCGCTCGACCTCTTCCTGGGCGAGGCGGTGCACTTCGCGCGCCTCCGCCATCGAGGCGTTTTCCGTCTCCCAACAGGCCCGGGCCTTGGAAAGCTCCTCTCCCCGGCGCGCGGATTCCGCATCCGCCTCGGCGACCCGCGCGTCGAGCTCCGCGATCTCCGATTCGAGGGAGCCGATCTCCACTTCCGCTTCCAGGACCATCCGGCGGAGTTGTTCCGCCTGTCCGCGAAGCCCGTCCCACTCCGCCTCGCGCCGCGCCGCCTCCTCCTTCCGCCGGGCGTGCTCGCCCCGCAGATCGGACAGGAGCCGTTCCCGCTCCGCCAGCGTCACCCGCCCCTCTTCAAGTCCTGCGTCCATCCGCGCCAGCCCGGAACGCGCAGAGAGAAGCGCGTCTTCGATGCCGTCCAGCGCCTTCCGCGCCGACTCCAACGCGAGGGTCATCTCGAGACGTTTCCGGGAAGCGACGCGAAGATCGAGGTCCTTCAGTTCCGAGCGGAGCGCCTTGTACCGCTCCGCCTTCCGAACCTGTCGCTCGAGCGCCCCGATCTGGCGCCGGACCTCTTCGAGAATGTCCTTCACGCGGGCGAGGTTCTGGCGGGTGCTCTCCATCTTCCGCTCCGCCTCTTTCCGCCGGACCCGGAACTTGGCGACCCCCGCGGCCTCCTCGATGATCATGCGCATCTCGTCCGGCCGGGCATCGACGATCTCGCCGACCTTCCCCTGGGCGATGATGGCGTATCCGCGGGCGCCGGCGCCCGTGTCGAGGAACAGTTCGGCGATGTCCTTCAGGCGGCACGGAACCTTGTTGATGGAGAATTCGCTCTCGCCGTCGCGGAACGTCCGTCGCGTGATCGCGATCTCGGCGTACGACTCGTACCCCGGCGGGGCGTTCCCGTCGTCGTTCACGAAGGTGAGGGTCACTTCGGCCATCCCCAGGGGACCGGCGGCATCCGAGCCGGCGAAGATGACGTCCTCGAGCGCCTTGCTGCGAAGATACGAGGGGGCGTGCTCGCCGAGGACCCAGCGGATGGCGTCGACGATGTTCGACTTCCCGCATCCGTTCGGGCCGACGATCGCCGTGATCCCGGCGGAAAAATCAAACGTCGTCTTGTCGTAGAACGACTTGAAGCCGATCAGTTCCAGTTTTTTCAGTTTCATCGGTACCCCGTGTCTGACGCGACGCCGAACAGGCAAACCTCTACATGCTGTGGGCGCAGACCCTGCCAAGCGCAATATATGGTGTTTTCCGGGCGATGTAAAGGTAAAAAAACGGCGGCCCCGGGGGCCGCCGTCGGGAATTCTTTCTATTAACAGCTATTTCTTAACGGCTATTTCTTCCCACCCTTCCCCGGCTTCTTCTCCCTGAGAACCGCCTGGGCGGCCGCCAGGCGCGCGATGGGGACCAGGTACGGGGAACAGGAAACGTAGTCGAGACCGATCGTGTGGCAGAACTCGACCGACTTCGGGTCGCCGGCGTGCTCCCCGCAGATCCCGATCTTGAGGGTTGGACGCGTCGAACGCCCTTTCTCGACGCCCATCCGGATGAGCTGCCCGACCCCTCCCTGGTCCAGGGTCGCGAAGACGTCGGCGTCGAGGATATTCTCCGCCCGTTTCGTCCACGTCACCTTGCACACGGCGCAGGAGAGGCTCTTCTCCAGCTTCGTGCCGCACTGCGGGCAAAGCTCCGACCGGCTCATGTAGTGCTGGATGAACTTTCCGGAGTCGTCCCGGGAGAACCCGAACGTCGTCTGGGTGAGGTCGTTCGTGCCGAAGGAGAAGAACTCGGCCTCGGTCGCGATCTCGTCCGCCGTCATCGCGGCGCGCGGCAACTCGATCATCGTCCCCACGGTGTACGGGAACTTCCTCTTGTGGCGTCGCATCGTCTCTTCCGCCACGGCGACGACGATCTCCTTCTGCGCCCTCATCTCCCCCGCCATGCTGACCAGAGGGATCATCACCTCGGGGTGGACCCGGGTCCCGTCCCGGGTGACGTCGCACGCCGCCTCGAAGATCGCGCGCGCCTGCATCCGGGTGATCTCCGGGTAGCAGATCCCGAGCCGGCAGCCGCGGAGACCGAGCATCGGGTTGAACTCGTGAAGCTCCTCGACCCTCTCCAGGAGGCGCTTCTTCTCCTCGATGATGGAGCGGTCCGCGTGGATCAACTGGAGCTTGGTCACCTCGACCATCAACTCCTCCCGCTTGGGGAGGAACTCGTGGAGGGGCGGGTCCAGCAGGCGGATGGTCACGGGATACCCCTTCATCTCCCGGTACAGCCCCTTGAAATCGTCCCGCTGCATCGGAAGCAGCTTCGACAGGGCCGCCTCGCGGTCCTCCCGGGTGCGGGCGAGGATCATCTCCTGCATGATCGGTAT harbors:
- the smc gene encoding chromosome segregation protein SMC, coding for MKLKKLELIGFKSFYDKTTFDFSAGITAIVGPNGCGKSNIVDAIRWVLGEHAPSYLRSKALEDVIFAGSDAAGPLGMAEVTLTFVNDDGNAPPGYESYAEIAITRRTFRDGESEFSINKVPCRLKDIAELFLDTGAGARGYAIIAQGKVGEIVDARPDEMRMIIEEAAGVAKFRVRRKEAERKMESTRQNLARVKDILEEVRRQIGALERQVRKAERYKALRSELKDLDLRVASRKRLEMTLALESARKALDGIEDALLSARSGLARMDAGLEEGRVTLAERERLLSDLRGEHARRKEEAARREAEWDGLRGQAEQLRRMVLEAEVEIGSLESEIAELDARVAEADAESARRGEELSKARACWETENASMAEAREVHRLAQEEVERAKSDLIVRVSQHSDARSGAEALSQRIAEGERSMARSSERTFEAVAAVEKASRDLDAASAAEAAAREALEVAERSWENTGAALAAANATLDASVEAARSAESELRSAESRRATLSGLRDRMDWASSGVRAVLQHFRGVEAADADDRGIFGVMGEMIETDAAYEKAVEAVLGERMQSVVVRDHAEGLSAIHYLKESGEGRGAFIPVGLRTRNEKLEYLGEEGVVAPLTDIVSAPPECRELLRGLLGGTLLVRTLDTALRLWNRNGVWNSYVTLDGDVVTADGILIGGEQGTGEAGVLARKREIRGLEKEIEGLRLELDRRSRAEGEIRKERASLEERLATFFRGREEARSAHAAAERARAVLSETRAQAGALLDGRTREEAYLRGELARMTGELTASLATARESENARGEEETRTRALLSETEAKRVFAEEVRERAHAAEVAFRGLEEKDRAAADLRAALGEQAEGKRRQRIERLRRKADQEGEAASLEEAMRTAREAIGQGGVALAALQERIEARVASLAECVSALSEIETALREARGRETELVERQAAERLRFQRFEMDIAGLDALLHQRYEIHLADLPPVGDADAGETAAGEHSVLESRAEELRERMASMGEVNLASLEEHRELTERFTFLSSQKEDLEKSLEDLAKAIQRINRTTRDRFSKAFEEINAKFGEVFPRLFQGGRAALRLVDEENLLESGIGIFVQPPGKKSLPLGSLSGGEKALTAISLIFSIFLVKPSPFCLLDEVDAPLDDANVDRFNALVREMSHRYQYLLVTHNKRTMELADVLYGITMEKHGISRTVSVKLNS